The following proteins come from a genomic window of Anabrus simplex isolate iqAnaSimp1 chromosome 7, ASM4041472v1, whole genome shotgun sequence:
- the LOC136877466 gene encoding craniofacial development protein 2-like gives MPTSSADDEEIESMYEVREDLIQYVKGDENLIVMGEWNAVVGQEREVNTVGEFGLGQRNERGNRLVEFCTDHNLVLAKTWFKHHKEHPYMWTRPGDTGRYQIDLIMIRQRFRNQVLDCKSFPEADVDSDHNLLVIKCHLKLKKFKKGRNARRWDLDKLKGKSMKDCFKEHVAQGLNGKAEGNTVEEEWTVMNNEVSRAAEVMLGRTERSTNNQCIAQDILDLINKRRKYKNETNKEGKKEYRRLKNEVYRKCRAAKEE, from the coding sequence atgcctactagctcagcggatgatgaagaaatcgaaagcaTGTATGAAgtgagagaagatttaatacaatatgtaaaaggtgatgagaatttaattgtgatgggagagtggaatgcagtggtaggccaagaaagagaagttaatacagtaggagaattcggattgggacaaaggaatgaaagaggaaaccggctggttgaattctgcaccgatcacaatttagtccttgctaagacttggttcaaacaccacaaagaaCATccgtatatgtggacgagacctggagacactggaaggtatcaaatagacttaattatgattaggcagagatttagaaaccaggtgttggattgcaaaagtttcccagaagcagacgtggactctgaccataacttgttggtcataaaatgccatctgaaattgaagaaatttaagaaaggtaggAATGCacggagatgggatctagacaagttaaaaggaAAGAGtatgaaggattgtttcaaggaacatgttgcacaaggactaaatggaaaggctgaaggaaacacagtagaagaagaatggacagtcatgaataATGAGGTAAGTAGGGCTGCTGAAGTGATGTTAGGAAGAACGGAAAGATCAACTAACAATCAATGCATAGCTCAAGATATACTAGACCTGATCaataaacgacgaaaatacaaaaatgaaacaaataaagagggcaaaaaagaatacaggcgattaaagaatgaagtgtataggaagtgcagggcagctaaggaagaatag